In a single window of the Myxococcus guangdongensis genome:
- a CDS encoding GbsR/MarR family transcriptional regulator, translating to MKELGVAEQRFIESMGLYFERQGGTRIGGRIHALMMLTDEPLSLQQLARRLKVSAASVSTNIRASMAIGLVEPVSVPGDRQHYYVVNGNGWESRLRTAEDSVKAFVRVCQEALSVPQLANKHHLREAADFCDFYLAEMAGIAERWRASRAARPTPRTPKASKGRTA from the coding sequence ATGAAGGAGCTGGGCGTCGCGGAGCAGCGCTTCATCGAGTCGATGGGGCTGTACTTCGAGCGGCAGGGCGGCACGCGCATCGGCGGGCGCATCCACGCGCTCATGATGCTGACCGACGAGCCCCTGTCGCTGCAGCAGCTCGCGCGCAGGCTCAAGGTGAGCGCGGCCTCCGTGTCCACCAACATCCGCGCCAGCATGGCGATTGGCCTGGTGGAGCCCGTCAGCGTGCCGGGAGACCGGCAGCACTACTACGTCGTCAATGGCAATGGCTGGGAGAGCCGCCTGCGCACCGCCGAGGACAGCGTCAAGGCGTTCGTCCGCGTGTGCCAGGAAGCCCTCTCCGTGCCGCAGCTCGCCAACAAGCACCACCTGCGCGAGGCGGCGGACTTCTGTGACTTCTACCTGGCCGAGATGGCCGGCATCGCCGAGCGGTGGCGTGCCTCGCGCGCCGCCCGCCCCACACCCCGCACCCCCAAGGCTTCGAAAGGACGCACCGCATGA